From Candidatus Nomurabacteria bacterium:
CCCTGCAACGTCACCCAAACCACCAAGATCGGTTGGCGCTACACTCACTGGATCAGAGTTGACTCCAAAGCAATCAGGCGAGATATTGTTACCAAGTTCCATTGCGTCCGATTCTTCTCGGCGCCAGAAGTGCGCACACTCCATACCCGCATTGGCTGCATGAAATGCGATCTCAGACTGTTTTGAGTTGGTCGAAAGACTGATCTGCTTGATCGAAAGATCTAGAATTGCCAACCCGATCGAAATGACCGCAGCTACAACGATCAGTGAGATCAGCAGTGCAAATCCAGATTGTTCAGGGG
This genomic window contains:
- a CDS encoding pilus assembly PilX N-terminal domain-containing protein is translated as MKHSPEQSGFALLISLIVVAAVISIGLAILDLSIKQISLSTNSKQSEIAFHAANAGMECAHFWRREESDAMELGNNISPDCFGVNSDPVSVAPTDLGGLGDVAGDGEAFLYKYTFSWPSGTPDRCTSVTALVASSTPLGVGTTVNNVETHVPGYPDGNSFVCESGSRCSVISVRGYNYPCSAIAGGNTRGIVEREVLLQF